In the genome of Crassostrea angulata isolate pt1a10 chromosome 6, ASM2561291v2, whole genome shotgun sequence, the window aagtagaagtcacaGGGTGTCGAGGATCCTTAACACTTGAATCAAGTATTTCAACAAACAATTGGAGTCTGAAAATAAGCCAACAAGGCTAATAATCATACAACTTACCAGAGACTGCTCACTAAGTTTCAACAATAACATAAGAAAAGATTTCACTTTCCTTTGTGTCACAGTGATATTAATTGTAAATGTCTTTTATCTGACATTGAAATATAGTCAGACCATCTCAATACACTAGATTTTCATAGCTATGTGCAGTTCAAAGAATAAGGATGTTTCCTAATATAATTACACAATATTGACAATAGAGAGGATTAATGTATAATTATAGTGAAAGGCTCAAAACTATATTCACTGATAGAACTACACTAGGCCAAATGACTGATTAGCTCTTCCTCATAGCCAAGCAATATACTTACGGTacaagaaaactttattttgtttttgcatttttcaacacaaatttgaatgaatttgatcacataaatacatgtttaaacatttatatttacattctactgtgttttcccattaaattctgtgatcttcaaatgcctctaaatgcaacaagtagtcaaaggtcaaattgacgagttttattatgacgtcacaaacgctGAACGCTgcaaactgcaacgtcacaagcgaaaatcaaagttcacgcttgtggctgttactgtggctcttccattaatattaacttacccttagaataagataggaattttaaggcatgaatcacatttgcagacaaggcaagaagttgaaaaaatgtaaatataagcattaaatcatgattttttgaagtatacactctcataactgccgcggtgtgtgcatacaaattttcataacgcgctaacgcgcgttactcaatttgtatgcacacacagcggcagttatgagagtgtatacttcaaaaaatcatgattcaatgctatagtatacacaacatacatgtatacattaatcaatacacatattttattttggttggacctaaaaaaaatatttgtttgcagTTGCTTTAACACCCAATAAAAATGTACCtgactcaaattttaaatttctttgtaaagagtcttttcatcttcaAGTTTTCCAAACATAAACAATCTGTCTTGTTTCTTCTAAATTAGTGTCAACACACCTTTAAGGTCTTTCGATTGTCGTGTGACGTCATTGTGAGCATTCCGGAATATTTTACCGTTATCGGTTATAATAATAGTGTTATGTGGTGCATAGTTTTgccaatatttcttgatttatacttgtgttaaaacattttaagctatgtaaagtgaaatgacaccaatgtttaacaattcatagagcgtagtttgagttgaaatcgctgaatttaatgaaaaactgataaaaccgtATATAGGCAAACTTGACAGAGACcacaattcaaatttttttacctggcaaggtaaacatttctttgcagatttcgataggatatataatgaattacaaatgtaccaattttcagtgagtttgaaccattatttcaaaagttatagaCGTTTTGTGTTGCTAAACTGTACTTATTCATGGTTGAAAAATCGTATCAAAATGCACTGTAAATGTGATAGCTTTCATACTGGCAACTTTTAAATGgccttaaaatgttaaaatacttaaaataaaggattgcgattaatttcttttaaagggtacctgcagcccagccgatgtgaaacatatgttaaagagtttatttacgaaaatttaatgcaaaaaaccgcatcgaaatcggtgcaaaaataatgaagttacgccccttcaaagtggctatttttacctgctttgggaaatctaatcaagagaaaacagaattaggcgataacgaggcttcagcggaagtgacgtcacgaggtcaacacgacggaaatttccttacaaagctatacaaattaaattcgatttttcagccaaactgattgatataggtctgatgttttgacgtattttgttaatttaagtatagtagatctagaaatttgtatccgttattattttattacaatctgatttctttttaaacgattttaaaatttgttattctcgtcgcctttttaccgatgaatacgatatcttaaaacgTTTACATGggcaaatttattttcattattcattttattgattacataatatcctttcacacacgagtgatccgagataatgacacaggtaaacaggtaaactaacgaagccactgctccagacacacgtgtatctggggtatgtatacacaaggtacacgagtctggtgaacaaagagagggtttcacacctctagactggtaaattgatttgtgtataattagctactcaattgttaaaagataaaacagaaaaataaattagactgtgtaaaatcaagcattcgtcagctaaaacatgtgtatagtccGACAATCAGTGATTAAAGAAGCATGCATGATACTATTGaatagtaaaactaatgttcaaagtaaatgcctttattgttacttatcttatcacttaaataatgacaaaaatttacaattctgcaattgaaaccttttttatgtgatcaagtaattatttcggatttataatttgttatttaataaagtgcaactttttttcgagcgctatggtcagcaattaaacgctttataactccgtatagcttaaattgtaatactgaaaacgaatcattatgaaatctaaataaactggaacattttgacaaaggatgtaaataaatgtaaaattaaattccattatcgtatttttaaaagaatacgagacagacATAATCATgcatgcagccatcttggactttcgccttgatccgtttataatcccgtgtttgtttgttaaagaatgcatactattttgattgttattggtccgatatcaatattattgaataatcgggcgacatcatttgtaatattatgccttatacgaggaatagaccccgagttaccttttacgaaatatcattatgtatcatcaatattattattataatcagttaataatgtcagtgagaaatcattcgaaagaatgacaatattaacaaaatatgtttcgaataacaataatgctttgattaattgtcattttgctacatatggtgtgcatttatatgtaaaatgtgttacacatttgacgaaattcatgaagcaaacaattgtccaaattcggcatttttgttcgataaaatacgggttaaactcaaacgacagtataattagtcatccagggttgatacggaaacaaaataacagaaaaaaatattcatatatcgattaaacaatgcaagaaaacgaacagttttcatacgatattcctgtttctcatacagcggcgttgaccccgtgacgtcacagttcatctcgcgccaaaaCGGCTTGATTCAAAtctcgttcaggtgtgaaattgggttttccccaaatatctcaaaaactacttatgcgatcgatgtaaaattttcaggatgatgtttttacacatagatctccattatatcaaaaattgaccggcactgcaggtaccctttaaaaattgctttattatatcgaaattagttaaaataaatgtgatgttTGATAAGAGAGCAGTCGTTGCTATAACTGTCCTGATAATGTACCTGTGTTACATGTAGCTCCTAcagcatgaacaaaatatttgcaacataccaatatttaacttcaatttgattgtttgcatattgatcatcaaatttaaacaaaaattacacatattaaaccataaaaacatcGAGGGTGGAGAAACCTTAAAGAACCTTGTGAAAGGGGTGTTCAGATTGGGGAGGAGCAACGGTAAGacttttaatacaaaaaagaCCTGAAATCTCAAATAAATACCTACCTACCCACTCTTAGCAAACATGTAAGCAACCTTAAATGCAGAACACTTACGATGTATGAAACTTTATACCAAGAAAAATACTACATGATATTGTTCTTATTTGTATGGTAtcctttttgaaaatgaaatttcaagTTAAATCTAACAAAAGAGTATTGAAAACTGCTGGGTAGCTGCAGTATCAATCGGCAATAGTTTGCCATGATATCATTCCTTGGCTATTCAATTTAGCCTGGGTTACAATTCAACACACACCTATTATTGGTTATCATGGTTTCTTCCTTCACTTCTGTTGATGATGTCGATCCTAAAATTCTCTTCCTTGCTTCAGCATACTCTGCCTCTCGCTGTTCCAAAGTTTTTGTTGGCTTATTATTAgctctgtaaattttaaattcagaaatttcataatttaatttttgcaaatgtGCAAAAgagaaatttaatatatataacagcAAAAAAAATTCCTATTACAGATACCCTAGGTACCATaacaaagatttaaataaaatgcacTAGAACATGTAGTCTAAGTgactaaaaaatatgaaaaatctgTTGTTGAGATATTGATATGCGCAGcattattataattatgtaaatatatttacatcagtTTTATGTTCTAACACATATGCTAGTTAAGACaacaaagtttaacaaaaaataaactattCTCAGAAAGTCGATAACATGTATGCATACAGAAACATATATCATAAAACTGTCATGTACaacacttacatgtattatacatgaTTCTCAATACAGATACCTTTGTAAAAGTCATATGACAATATGTGATAAgatatcattttaatatcattttcataCCATCACTGCAAAGTAAACAATCACTGTTAGCAACTTATTCCTATTATCTATAATACATAGTATAATGTCAATTCATTCTTTCATATGTGGTAGTTACCAGTACATTAACttcacaaattttcaaacataataTCAAAGGAAATTTGAGCTTCATAAACTAAAATAAACTTTACTATTTAATCAAGTAAAACAATAACTGTAATATAAAGCAACTTGCCTTGTGCCATGTGCCGCTGTCGAGTGTGCGTCAGATTTCCTTTTCAATATGCGAACTTGAGGTGTGTACTGAGTTCTATTACCATCCTCTACTACAACTGCTTCAGATGCAGTCCTATCAAGCAATAAGTCAACAAATCATGCTTGTGTTTGTTAGTATTGTGAAAACATTATATTCACAATCACATACTTAACAGTACAATGTTTAtgtatttcatccattattTGCATATGCATATGCCCCTCGAGGGCCcttgattggtgaataaaaatatatttatattcttttaaatactaTATGCTGGGTTATTTACTATCCTGTCTTAATTACTTTTATTCCCTCATGGTAATGCAGAGATATATTTCAAGAAGAAAGTTATAATTTCATCAAGCTGTGTTAGCTAGTGCAAATTAAAATTGAGCAAAaccttttaaacattttaatgtggattctattacatgtacaaacatacTTGTATATTACTTTTATACTTGGAAAAAATTGTGAAACACATTAAGTTCTAAGTCCTTTACAACTTACTTTTTAGAATCCTTCAATTTCATTTCCTCAAGTTTCTTGTCAAGATCCTACAGAAAAAAGGTAACATATTTCAGAAATATACTATTTCAGTATTTGTGACAAACCAACAGAACTTTGTTTTTACATTGAAGTGAACAGTTATCTTATTAAGAGCATTTTGTAAATGTGAACAGCCaacaaagcccccccccccctccaaaaaaaaaaaaaaaaataaaataaacaatatggaATTTCACCTTTTCTATTATAAGTCATGaaaaaataggtaaaataaaaaaaaaaaaaacagggacTGAAAATAATTCTACAGGGAATTTTCAGAGGTGGCTGCAGCATTGGCCAAAGAAATTCCAGTACAAGGAGCACTGAAAGCAAAATGCTTTTTTGCGAAATTTCAGATAAGTGCTTGATTTctagggctgggacgatactgtacttagccgattcggtacatatcacgatacatgagatgcgatacgatacatatcacaatacattgcaactaaatgaaaacatgaataagggtttaaaattcattcaatctgtcgatgtattaccgcatgtccaaagttattttattatatgtaaaatgagcgttgcacaatttacaaagtACTTTAGTCTCgtatacactactttttcataaacaagtaatccaaacgttttccacactccagatttagcttcaTAACAGTTTTTACAACTTCATGAAGTTTTCCGCCATCATTTTACTTTCATCTTAGGCGCGtggactaaaaatagccgaAATTTGAAGCTcagaaatttttggaaaataaaaaaacgtTCGCTTAGGTATCTTTGTATTAACAGTAAATgtatccaaatatcgtcaaaataaataccgtgatgcaccggtgcatcatCCCATCCCTATTGATTTCAATTTGTTCACATCATGGAAGGCAGAGAAGAGTTGATGCTGGAGCTGATACAGTAGATCAGAAACATTTATCAAGTTATAGCATGCAAATTGAGTTGataattgtcaaaatatcacttagttgacaatgatgcaaggtatgtgtaatatATTGTAGCTCTTGCCAGTCGCCACAATGGTAGCTCGATCAATAAACTAGTATTAATGTCTCCACCATGCTTTTTCAATTCTTGGTCTTCCCCAACTTTAATGTTGGTTCCTCTACATATGATTCAGACCTTGCTAATATCCAGAATATTTCACCTTGAAGtaacattttttcattcatatcaAGACTTGTGTCATCTGccaaaattatattaattcaaTGAAACCC includes:
- the LOC128188486 gene encoding SUZ domain-containing protein 1-like; its protein translation is MAEEANGEVLDSWEEFEDNGDLDKKLEEMKLKDSKKTASEAVVVEDGNRTQYTPQVRILKRKSDAHSTAAHGTRANNKPTKTLEQREAEYAEARKRILGSTSSTEVKEETMITNNRPPRLMHLDEARQNLNNNCSVAILRQPRGPDGTDGFDQKG